The Acidithiobacillus sp. genome contains the following window.
CCGTAAAGAGCAGCACCCGTTTGCCGCGCAGGCGATGGGTATATTCGGCGATACGCTGCCAGGCTCTTGCCTCTTCCCGGACGATCAGTGCTTCGGTGCGGTCGTGGAGTTCTGCCGGGGCACCCTGCTGGATCAGCAGGCGGGTGATCTCCCGGAGAGATTCCGTGGTATCGGAGATGCCATAAAATGACCCTTCAAAGAACGGAATCTGATAACGCTCTTCCATTTTGCGTGCGATATTGATCATGGATTTAGAGCAGACCATCATATTGGCCCTGGCGCGATGGGATTGCGCCACGTCATGATATTTGGCGTCACCACTGATACAGCAGGTTACCCGGATCCCCAAATGATCGAGGAGCGGTTTGACCTGCCAGAGTTCACCGGAAAGATTGTATTCGCCAATGATATTGATGTCATAGGGCGTACTATATTCGGGCTCTTCCGTGCCGATCACATAATCTAGCAGGGCCTCTCCCGCCAGTTTGTTGCCGAGATTCTTGGCGCCGACAAAACCGGGGGAATTGACGGGAATGACGGGCTTTGCAAATTTTTGGCTCGCCGCTTTACAGACGGCTTCGATATCGTCCCCGATCATCGCCGGCACGCAGGTCTGATAGACAAACACCGCCGGCGGATCGTATTTATCGATTACTTCTTTGATGGATTTGAAGAGGTGTTTTTCGCCGCCGTAGACCACATCCAGTTCATTGATGTCGGTGGTAAAGCCGGTGCGATACAGTTGCGAACCAGACGATTTTGAACCGCGGTTATCCCAGGAGTTGCCCTCACAGGCGATGGGACCGTGGACCAGGTGGGCGACGTCGGTAATGGGTTGCAGGGCAATTTTTGCACCATCGAAAGCACAACCACCGGCCGCACCGCCTGGCTGCAGCGCCTTGGTGCAGCCCTTCTTACGCTCTTTGTCGGACTTGCTCTGGTTCTTGCTGCATCCCGGCTCATTAAAAACGTCATGGATTTTGTTCTGCAACATAAAGCACCTCCTGGTCAGTCAGAATGCGACAAAGAATTGATCACCGATTCCCACTATGCACTGGCAGGCCAGCCGCCAATAGGGTCCTTTCCACGGTTTCTGGCCTTCACTGGCCAGCATCGCGGGGAGCTTGCCGAGGCCCTGCAACGTTTGCTTTTCAAAAGCATTCAGACACAACTGCTGCTGCTTCCCCTGTGGTGTCACCCGCACCGCACAGGTCCCGCAAAGACCTTTCTGACAATGGACGGGCAGGGGCACATTCCATATGCGGGCCATTTTCAGGAGAGATATGGGCTGATGGTTGCGACAGGACATAGACCAGTCACCCCCGATACGCGGTGAAATAAATTGCACCAGTCCCATCGCTCTATCCTCGCGAAATAAAATTTAGAGCCTTACCAGAATATCTTCATCGCGCACGATGTACTGGCACGCCAGACGCCAGGGCGGCGGCAAATCTTTCAATTCAGCGTCTTCAGCTACCAATAAGGTAGGCAATCCCCGACCGTGGCATAAACCGTCAGGTCCTTAGCCATTTGGGGGAGGTGAAAGTGACATCTGCCATGCTGCTGCTCCTTGAGAGGCGGCGCTAACGCGCCGCCGGATAGCCGATATTGCCTTAGCGATTAACGAATAATGTCGAAACTGTAATCGCTCTGACTCGGCACATTACTGTTGTTGTCGATCTCATCAAAAATCTTGTCCAATATACGCACCAGCATATTCAGGCCGCCCTGATAGCCCCAGATGGGGTAACGGTGATGATGATGGCGATCGAAGATCGGGAAGCCGTAACGGATAAGGGGCGTGCCCGTATCGCGTTCCAGATATTTTCCGTAGGTATTGCCAAAGAGGAAATCCACCGGCTCGGTGAACAACAGGCTGCGCATATGCCAGAGATCCTTGCCGGCATAGACATGACAATCCTTGCCGAAGGGTGAGCTGTCGAACAACGCCTGCACTTTCTCCGCCCAATGCTTGGACCCATTGGTAGCCAGTACATGGGTGGGTTCGCCGCCCAGCTCCATCAGGAAGGCCGCCAGACCGAGGCACTGATCCGGATCACCGTAGATGGCGAACTTTTTGCCATGGATGTGCGCCGTGGAATCGGCAATGGCATCCACCAGACGCCCGCGTTCCTTTTTCAGTTCATCGGGAATCGCTTTGCCGCTGACACGGGACAATTCCATAATGAATTGGTCAGTACCCGATACGCCAATGGGGCAGTTCAGGGCAACGACTTCCTGACCGTGCTCCGCAATGAAAGGCAACGTCTTTTCGGTGCAATATTCCTGCATGGAGAAGGTGGCCTTGGCATTCAGGGACGCTGCGGTATCTTCCAGGGTGGTGCCGCCGTCATACATGCGGAATTTCCCGTCGCTCGGCGTATCAAAGACATCGCTGGTGTCGGCCAGGATCGTATATTCCAGGTTCATGAGATCCAGGATGCGCTTCACTTCCCGGGTGTTACCGACGGTATAGCCGTCAAAGCCGCCAATGAAGTTGATCTTCTCGTTGGGTGCGCGCACGAGTGCTGGTACGGTACCCGCCTTACCATCCCAAAAATGCGCCAGTACACCCTTCAGAGCGTTGTCATAGCCGGTGATATGGCTGCCGACAAACGCCGGAGTATGGGCGAAAGGCACATCATATTCTTCTGGTACGCTGCCCTTTTCCTTGGAGGTTTTGATGAAGGCGTTCAGGTCGTCACCGATCACTTCTGCCATACAGGTGGTGGAAACAGCAATCATCTTGGGTTTGTACATGGCGTAGGTATTGGCGAGCCCGTCAATCATGTTGTTGAGGCCGCCGAATACGGCAGCATCTTCGGTCATGGAAGAGGACACACAGGAAGTGGGCTCCTTGAAATGCCGGCTCAGATGGCTGCGATAATACGCGACGCAACCCTGTGATCCATGCACAAAAGGCATGGTGCTTTCAAAGCCCACTGCCGCGAATACGGCACCCAGCGGCTGGCAGGCCTTGGCGGGATTTACCGTCAAGGCCTCACGGGCAAAATTCTTTTCCCGATAATCCCACGTCTTTGTCCATTCACGGACCTGGACGAGCTTGCCCTGTGGTACCGTGTTTTCAAATTGTTCCTTCTTATTCTTGAGCATCTCCTGGTATTCCGGTTCACGGAACAGGTTGAAGTGATCAAGCACCTTTTCAGCGTTCTGACTCATGGCGTTATTCCTCATTCGATCATTGGGGCGGTCCGTCATCCGCCGATAAGCGGGCGGCAGGTGCCGCCCCCATGCTGCTTACTCCCAGGGCGTTTTGGTCAAACTCCACACGGGGTTGTTGATGGCCATATCCATATCCCGGGCGAAGATGGCGAAGCCGTCATAGCCGTGATAAGGGCCGGAATAGTCCCAGGAGTGCATCTGCCGGAAAGGTACGCCCATCTTCTGGAAAACATACTTTTCCTTGATGCCGGAACCCACGAGATCAGGCTGGATGGTTTCCACCATCTTTTCAAACTCGTAACCAGTCACGTCGTCGTAAATCAGCGTGCCGTCTTTCACATAATGGGTAGTACGCTGATAGTCGTCGTTGTGGCCGAATTCATAGCCGGTTCCCACCACATTCATTCCGAGATCTTCATAGGCGCCGATGACATGGCGGGGACGCAAGCCGCCGACAAAAAGCATGACCGTTCTGCCTTCCAGGCGCGGCCGGTATTTGGCGATCACCTCCTCGGTGAGGCGCTTGTACTTCTCGATAACCCGTTCCGCGCCTTCCTTGATGTGATCGTCAAAATAACCGGCGATCGTCCGCAGGGACTCGGCAATTTTGGAAGGTCCGAAGAAGTTGTACTCGACCCACGGTACGCCATGCTTTTCTTCCATATAGCGGGAGATATAGTTCATGGAACGATAGCAGTGCAGGACATTCAATTTGGCCATGGGGGTGTTCTCCAGTTCAGCCAGAGAACCATCACCTGACCACTGGGCGATCACCCGCAGACCCATTTCTTCCAGCAGGATACGTGAACTCCAGGCATCGCCGCCGATGTTATAGTCACCAATAATGGCAACATCATAAGGGGTCTTTTCAAAAGCCTTGGGTTCTGCACCCTGTTTTTCAAAGACATAGTCGCGGATACTGTCGTTGGCTATATGGTGGCCGAGCGATTGGGATACCCCCCGGAAGCCCTCACAACGCACCGGAACAATGGCTTTACCACCGTATTCCTTCGACTTCTTCTTGGATACCGCTTCGATGTCGTCTCCGATCAGGCCGATGGGGCATTCCGATTGCACGGTAATACCGTGGTTCAGCGGGAAGAGATCCTCGATTTCATCCATGATCTTTTCGAGTTTCTTGTCGCCACCGAAAACGATATCTTTTTCCTGAAAATCGGAGGTGAACTGCATCGTGACAAAGGTATCCACACCGGTGGTGCCGATATAATAGTTACGGCGTGAGGCCCAGGAATACTGACCGCAACCGACAGGTCCATGGGAAATATGAATCATGTCCTTGATCGGGCCCCAGACGACGCCCTTGGAACCCGCATAGGCACAACCACGAATGGTCATCACGCCGGGCACCGACTTGATATTGGATTTGACGCCGCAATCCGATTTACCTTCCTCATAGACGTTCAGGTGTTTGGCGCGTCTTTTGGCAGTTTTTTCCGGATAGACCTTGAGAACTTCATCAATCAGGGCACGATTGCGCGTCTTGGTCTCGGCGACAATCTGCGCTCGGGTTTCTTCAGCGGTAATGCTCATCACATCTCTCCTTTAGCGAGAAAAAGAGAGGGCAGCCGCCTGACGGCAGATGCCCTCTATCCATCAGACCGCAGCAGCCAGTTCGGCGGCTGTTTTGCCGATCACGCTCTCGTCTACTGCACTCATGATGCCGAACTCCATGAGCATATCTTCCAGCTCGTCCATGGTGATCGGGGTCGGAATCGTACCGTTACCGCCGTTGGCATGGATTTTCTGTGCCAACTGACGGTACTCCTCGGCCTGCTTGGATTCCGGTGCGTATTCCAGCACCGTCATCCGCCGCAGTTCCGCATGCTGCACGATGTTGTCGCGGGGCACGAAGTGAATGAGCTTGGTACCCAGCTTGCCAGCCAGGGCTTCCGCCAATTCCAGTTCCTTGTCGGTCTGGCGTTCGTTACACACCAGCCCGCCCAGACGCACGCCGCCCGAATTGGCGTACTTGAGAATACCCTTGGAAATGTTGTTGGCGGCATACATGGCCATCATTTCGCCAGACATGACGATGTAGATTTCCTGCGCCTTGTTTTCACGAATAGGCATCGCGAATCCGCCACACACCACGTCGCCCAACACGTCGTAGGAGACGTAATCGACGCCGTCATAGGCACCATTTTCCTCCAGGAAGTTGATGGAGGTGATAACGCCACGCCCGGCACAACCCACGCCCGGCTCCGGTCCACCGGATTCCACGCAGCGGATATCACGATACCCGACCTTCATAACGTCTTCGATTTCCAGATCCTCCACGCTGCCCGCCTCAGCCGCGAGACTCAGTACGGTGTCCTGCGCTTTGGAGTGGAGAATCAAACGGGTGGAGTCAGCTTTGGGATCGCAGCCAACGATGAGAATCTTTTGGCCCATTTCCGTAAGGGCTGCCAGGGTATTTTGGGAGGTGGTGGACTTGCCAATGCCTCCCTTACCATAAAAGGCGATTTGCCTTAGTTTGTCACTCATTGCCATGTCTCCTGTTTCAAAAATGACTAACTTGCCAGGTGGAAGCCCCCAAAAACGGGGAAGAGTCGCGTTCCGTCCTCGCTGTTGCAAGGGCCGTGCCAGATCTGTAGGTATCCACATAATAAGCTGTTTTATATATAAAATCGTACCTTTCTGGCAGACTCTTGCGGGCTGTTTGAAAACCTACAAAATGCACTTTCTATGTCAGGAACCCCACAGCGTTGACCAACTTATGCAATTCACCGCGCTGCTATTGGGTCGTGGAAGTGACCTAGTTAAGGCCCAACAAACTCAGTTTTGTTTGAATGGCTTAGTACTTTGTCTGGTCGACGGAAAGATTTTTTCGCTTTCCGGCTGGGAGCTATTCGGGATCTAAACGCGGGGCTGGAAATGTATGGCATAAAACCTGCTTTAATTACCCATTCAAGCAGGAAGGCTTGCTCAGCTTTGGGAGGACGGTATGCAGATCGGTGTGGATTGTAATCTCGCGGTGGGTAATCGGCGCATTTTTGTGCTGGATACGGATGAAATCGGGCGCATGGCAGTGCAATTCATGCTTCATGATGAATATGAAACCCACGAAATCGCCAGTCTCCAGGCGGCTGTCGCCAAGGCTCAGAATTGGCCGCCGGACCTGATCATTCTCGGCGAGGCGCTGCTGGACGAAGGCGGGTTGACCGTGGAGATGGTGAGCGAACAATTTCCCAAGGCACGACTGATGCTCGTGGTGGGGGAGGCGCGTTCCGCTCTGAGCCAGCCCGTCCTCAGTAAAGGATTCGTGTTCCTCCATAAGCCCCTGCGGCTCGAAGATGTCCGCGCCAAGGTGGCTGCCGTGTTGCAGAATTAGTCGCCGCAAGAACGCTTTTTGTCAACAGCGAACCCACCGGAGGAGCAGCGTCCGGCCCGTGCGCCGTCTGTCAATCTCGGTAGCAATCTGACCGGAATTCCGTCCGGGCTGTTGATCAGTGCTGAATTTCATGCGTTCCCGGTGCCGCTACATATCGCCGGGGTGCGCGATGGGCACCCTGCGCTTTTCCAGAGATTGTCTCTGGTACGGGAACAGTGCGAGGCGGGACAGATCTTCCAGGCGTACATGGAAGAGATTTTTGCTGGCGGGCATGACCGGACGAAGGGCCGACGCTTCAGGGCCAGCTATTTACGCCTGCTCAAGGGTTGGGGATATGACAGCAATTCGCCGGAAGGTGCGGTTATGAAGGGCTGGGTGGAGAGCCGGTTCGGGATCGCCCCGAATTTTCACCGACAGCTGATCGGTCGTGTGGGTGATGCCGCCTGGATTCAGTATATGACCGACAAAATGTCAGGGCGATTTGATAATAATGCGATCTGGTTGCAGCTTGACCTGTTGTTTGAATTCGCACAATGGTCGGCGCGGCGTTTTCTGGCATCTGGACAACGGCACTTGCGCTTGTTCCGGGGAACCAATGATTTTGCGGAACATCCTATTCTCTGGAAAGCCGGAGCGCGGCAGGGGGTGATCCGGCTGAACAACCTAGTATCCTTCAGCAGCGACCGGGACGTGGCCAGCGCATTCGGCGATTGCATACTGGAGGTGGAAGTACCTTTGGTAAAACTGCTCTTCTTCAAGGGCTTGCTGCCATGTCGCGCACTCCAGGCGGAGAGTGAGTATCTGGTGATCGGCGGTGAATACGCGGCACACATGCACTATTACTGAGGACGAGAAATGGGCTATGACTTGCGGGAGAGGGCATTAGGCGCCTACCTGGGATTGGCGGTCGGGGATGCCCTGGGCGCGACGGTGGAGTTCATGAGTCCCCCGGAAATCCGGGAGGCATATGGCGTCCACCGCGATATGACCGGTGGCGGCTGGCTGCATTTACGCCCCGGACAGGTGACCGACGATACCCAGATGTGTCTGGTGTTGGGGCGGAGCATCCTTGCCGATGAACAATGGTCCATTACCCGCTTTGGCGAGGGGATGGTGCAGTGGTTGCGCGGCCATCCCGTGGATGTGGGCAATACCTGCCGCCGGGGAATCCGGCGCTTTATGCTCAACGGCAGTACCGCCGCCGAACCGGCGGAATGGGATGCCGGCAATGGTGCGTGCGTGCGCAATCTCCCCGTGGTGCTGGCCACCCTGAACGCCCCCGCGGCCTTCCGGCAGATCAGTGTAGAACAGGCGCATCTGACCCACCATCACCCGCTGTCGGATATCGCCACCCTGACGCTGGGGGAGATGTTACGCTGCGCGTTGCGCGGTGACGGTGTTTCATCCGTGCGGCGCCTGGCGGATGCACTGGTTACACGGTACTCGGAATTCGATTTCAAAGAAATTCCCCAGGCGCCTACGCCCTATATTGTGGATACGGTACGTGCCGTCCTATATGCGCTGCTTCATACCGATAATTTTAAAGACTGCCTGATTACGGTGGTAAATCAGGGCGGGGATGCGGACACCACGGGCGCTATCGCAGGAATGCTGGCAGGAGGCCTGTACGGGACTTACGGGCTTCCCGGTGCCTGGTTGCAGCGTCTGGATCCCGCAGTTCAGAAAGAAATCGCGGGGCAGGTGGATCAGCTTCTGACCCGGGGTGAGCGAACAGATCATGAGCAGTTGCCGGCCAGCATGCCGCTGCGTGTCTTATTTTACGAAAAATCAGGCTGTGCCAATAATGCGCGGCAGAAAGCGCTGTTGACGTCCGCCGGCTGTGTGCTGGAGGTGCATGACTTATTGAAAACCGCCTGGACGGCGGAAACCCTGCGCCCCTATTTTGCAGATCGACCCGTGGCAGAGTGGTTCAACCCGGCTTCGCCGCGGGTAAAGTCGGGAGAGATCGTTCCGGAGGTGTTTACGGAAGCCGGGGCACTCGCCGCAATGCTGTTGGACCCCCTCCTTATCCGTCGCCCGCTCATGGAAGCGGGAGGCGCCAAAATCGCTGGTTTTTCTGAGGATCAATTACGCCTGTGGACGTCCATATCTCTTGATGTG
Protein-coding sequences here:
- the nifE gene encoding nitrogenase iron-molybdenum cofactor biosynthesis protein NifE; the encoded protein is MLQNKIHDVFNEPGCSKNQSKSDKERKKGCTKALQPGGAAGGCAFDGAKIALQPITDVAHLVHGPIACEGNSWDNRGSKSSGSQLYRTGFTTDINELDVVYGGEKHLFKSIKEVIDKYDPPAVFVYQTCVPAMIGDDIEAVCKAASQKFAKPVIPVNSPGFVGAKNLGNKLAGEALLDYVIGTEEPEYSTPYDINIIGEYNLSGELWQVKPLLDHLGIRVTCCISGDAKYHDVAQSHRARANMMVCSKSMINIARKMEERYQIPFFEGSFYGISDTTESLREITRLLIQQGAPAELHDRTEALIVREEARAWQRIAEYTHRLRGKRVLLFTGGVKSWSVVSALQEGGMEVVGTSVKKSTKEDKEKIKEIMGQDAHMIDDLTPREMYKMFQEARADVLLSGGRSQFAALKNKMPWVDINQERHHAYNGYEGMVNLVKQIDLALYNPMWTLLRKPAPWDMREART
- a CDS encoding 2Fe-2S iron-sulfur cluster-binding protein, whose protein sequence is MSCRNHQPISLLKMARIWNVPLPVHCQKGLCGTCAVRVTPQGKQQQLCLNAFEKQTLQGLGKLPAMLASEGQKPWKGPYWRLACQCIVGIGDQFFVAF
- the nifK gene encoding nitrogenase molybdenum-iron protein subunit beta — its product is MSQNAEKVLDHFNLFREPEYQEMLKNKKEQFENTVPQGKLVQVREWTKTWDYREKNFAREALTVNPAKACQPLGAVFAAVGFESTMPFVHGSQGCVAYYRSHLSRHFKEPTSCVSSSMTEDAAVFGGLNNMIDGLANTYAMYKPKMIAVSTTCMAEVIGDDLNAFIKTSKEKGSVPEEYDVPFAHTPAFVGSHITGYDNALKGVLAHFWDGKAGTVPALVRAPNEKINFIGGFDGYTVGNTREVKRILDLMNLEYTILADTSDVFDTPSDGKFRMYDGGTTLEDTAASLNAKATFSMQEYCTEKTLPFIAEHGQEVVALNCPIGVSGTDQFIMELSRVSGKAIPDELKKERGRLVDAIADSTAHIHGKKFAIYGDPDQCLGLAAFLMELGGEPTHVLATNGSKHWAEKVQALFDSSPFGKDCHVYAGKDLWHMRSLLFTEPVDFLFGNTYGKYLERDTGTPLIRYGFPIFDRHHHHRYPIWGYQGGLNMLVRILDKIFDEIDNNSNVPSQSDYSFDIIR
- the nifD gene encoding nitrogenase molybdenum-iron protein alpha chain translates to MSITAEETRAQIVAETKTRNRALIDEVLKVYPEKTAKRRAKHLNVYEEGKSDCGVKSNIKSVPGVMTIRGCAYAGSKGVVWGPIKDMIHISHGPVGCGQYSWASRRNYYIGTTGVDTFVTMQFTSDFQEKDIVFGGDKKLEKIMDEIEDLFPLNHGITVQSECPIGLIGDDIEAVSKKKSKEYGGKAIVPVRCEGFRGVSQSLGHHIANDSIRDYVFEKQGAEPKAFEKTPYDVAIIGDYNIGGDAWSSRILLEEMGLRVIAQWSGDGSLAELENTPMAKLNVLHCYRSMNYISRYMEEKHGVPWVEYNFFGPSKIAESLRTIAGYFDDHIKEGAERVIEKYKRLTEEVIAKYRPRLEGRTVMLFVGGLRPRHVIGAYEDLGMNVVGTGYEFGHNDDYQRTTHYVKDGTLIYDDVTGYEFEKMVETIQPDLVGSGIKEKYVFQKMGVPFRQMHSWDYSGPYHGYDGFAIFARDMDMAINNPVWSLTKTPWE
- the nifH gene encoding nitrogenase iron protein; protein product: MSDKLRQIAFYGKGGIGKSTTSQNTLAALTEMGQKILIVGCDPKADSTRLILHSKAQDTVLSLAAEAGSVEDLEIEDVMKVGYRDIRCVESGGPEPGVGCAGRGVITSINFLEENGAYDGVDYVSYDVLGDVVCGGFAMPIRENKAQEIYIVMSGEMMAMYAANNISKGILKYANSGGVRLGGLVCNERQTDKELELAEALAGKLGTKLIHFVPRDNIVQHAELRRMTVLEYAPESKQAEEYRQLAQKIHANGGNGTIPTPITMDELEDMLMEFGIMSAVDESVIGKTAAELAAAV
- a CDS encoding response regulator — translated: MQIGVDCNLAVGNRRIFVLDTDEIGRMAVQFMLHDEYETHEIASLQAAVAKAQNWPPDLIILGEALLDEGGLTVEMVSEQFPKARLMLVVGEARSALSQPVLSKGFVFLHKPLRLEDVRAKVAAVLQN
- a CDS encoding NAD(+)--dinitrogen-reductase ADP-D-ribosyltransferase gives rise to the protein MSTANPPEEQRPARAPSVNLGSNLTGIPSGLLISAEFHAFPVPLHIAGVRDGHPALFQRLSLVREQCEAGQIFQAYMEEIFAGGHDRTKGRRFRASYLRLLKGWGYDSNSPEGAVMKGWVESRFGIAPNFHRQLIGRVGDAAWIQYMTDKMSGRFDNNAIWLQLDLLFEFAQWSARRFLASGQRHLRLFRGTNDFAEHPILWKAGARQGVIRLNNLVSFSSDRDVASAFGDCILEVEVPLVKLLFFKGLLPCRALQAESEYLVIGGEYAAHMHYY
- the draG gene encoding ADP-ribosyl-[dinitrogen reductase] hydrolase; its protein translation is MGYDLRERALGAYLGLAVGDALGATVEFMSPPEIREAYGVHRDMTGGGWLHLRPGQVTDDTQMCLVLGRSILADEQWSITRFGEGMVQWLRGHPVDVGNTCRRGIRRFMLNGSTAAEPAEWDAGNGACVRNLPVVLATLNAPAAFRQISVEQAHLTHHHPLSDIATLTLGEMLRCALRGDGVSSVRRLADALVTRYSEFDFKEIPQAPTPYIVDTVRAVLYALLHTDNFKDCLITVVNQGGDADTTGAIAGMLAGGLYGTYGLPGAWLQRLDPAVQKEIAGQVDQLLTRGERTDHEQLPASMPLRVLFYEKSGCANNARQKALLTSAGCVLEVHDLLKTAWTAETLRPYFADRPVAEWFNPASPRVKSGEIVPEVFTEAGALAAMLLDPLLIRRPLMEAGGAKIAGFSEDQLRLWTSISLDVYTGDVGAIPDNCRRSVPCPSVRRASSLSKTPAASSHANAS